The following are encoded together in the Serratia sp. UGAL515B_01 genome:
- a CDS encoding sugar phosphate nucleotidyltransferase → MKTLKAVIPVAGLGMRMLPATKAIPKEMLPIVDKPLIQYIVNECVAAGIKEIILVTHSSKNAIENHFDTSYELEAMLEARVKRQLLDEVQTITPKGVTLMHIRQGQPKGLGHAVLCAKPLVGESPFVVVLPDVLLDDAKADLKKDNLAHMIARFEENGVSQVLVQPADDKVLYDYSVVECETNTLQPGESSRMTSIIEKPSREVQLKSNYSAVGRYVLSRDIWPILEKTEPGAWGRIQLTDAIAELLKQTSVEAMELVGESFNCGEKLGYLRAFVTYALRHPTQGKVFREWAEGLHL, encoded by the coding sequence ATGAAGACGTTGAAGGCGGTTATCCCCGTTGCAGGTTTGGGTATGCGTATGCTGCCAGCCACTAAGGCGATCCCAAAAGAAATGCTGCCGATCGTCGATAAGCCGCTGATCCAATACATTGTAAATGAGTGTGTCGCTGCTGGGATTAAAGAAATTATTCTCGTTACCCATTCTTCCAAGAATGCAATCGAAAACCATTTTGACACTTCCTATGAGCTTGAGGCGATGCTCGAAGCACGCGTTAAACGCCAGCTACTAGATGAAGTGCAGACCATTACGCCTAAAGGTGTCACCCTGATGCACATTCGCCAGGGGCAACCTAAAGGATTAGGGCATGCAGTACTCTGTGCCAAACCTTTGGTGGGGGAATCACCTTTTGTGGTGGTGTTGCCGGATGTGTTGCTGGATGATGCCAAAGCGGATCTTAAGAAGGATAACCTGGCACATATGATAGCCCGTTTTGAAGAAAACGGTGTAAGCCAGGTATTGGTGCAACCTGCTGATGATAAGGTGTTATATGACTACTCGGTGGTAGAGTGTGAAACTAATACCCTGCAACCAGGGGAAAGTTCGCGTATGACATCAATAATTGAGAAGCCGAGCAGAGAAGTGCAACTTAAATCAAATTATTCTGCGGTTGGTCGTTATGTGCTTTCTAGAGATATTTGGCCAATTCTGGAAAAAACTGAACCAGGCGCGTGGGGACGGATTCAATTAACTGATGCGATTGCCGAACTGCTAAAACAGACATCGGTAGAGGCGATGGAGTTGGTTGGCGAATCGTTTAACTGCGGCGAAAAGTTGGGCTACTTACGAGCCTTTGTGACCTATGCTTTGCGGCACCCAACCCAGGGAAAAGTATTTCGTGAGTGGGCAGAGGGGTTACATTTGTAG
- the galE gene encoding UDP-glucose 4-epimerase GalE produces MAILVTGGAGYIGSHTVLALLERGDDVVVLDNLSNSSEESLHRVEQLTNKTSIFYQGDVQDAECLNRIFQGHKITAVIHFAGLKAVGESTRKPLEYYQNNVTGTLVLLEEMRRAGVHQFIFSSSATVYGTPEQIPLVETSRLGGTTSPYGTSKLMVEQILQDFAKAEPAFSITALRYFNPVGAHESGRIGEDPNGIPNNLVPYISQVAIGKLDKLSVFGNDYPTPDGTGIRDYIHVMDLAEGHLKAIDHINDQKGFVVYNLGTGKGYSVLDILHAFEKVSGCQVAYQIVPRRAGDIAEYWSNPALAAEKLGWRAKRDLDVMMRDTWNWQKNNPRGYSR; encoded by the coding sequence ATGGCAATTTTAGTCACCGGTGGCGCCGGTTATATTGGTTCTCATACGGTTTTGGCCCTGCTCGAACGGGGAGATGATGTGGTGGTGTTAGATAACCTCTCGAACTCTTCTGAGGAGTCACTGCACCGAGTGGAACAGCTGACGAATAAGACTTCCATCTTCTACCAAGGAGATGTCCAAGATGCTGAATGCTTGAACCGTATTTTTCAAGGCCACAAGATCACCGCAGTGATCCACTTTGCCGGATTGAAAGCTGTAGGGGAGTCAACCCGTAAACCGCTTGAGTATTACCAGAATAATGTTACCGGCACGTTGGTACTGTTGGAGGAAATGCGCCGAGCTGGGGTACATCAGTTTATCTTCAGTTCTTCCGCAACGGTATACGGCACGCCAGAACAGATCCCTCTGGTTGAAACTTCTCGTCTTGGTGGAACGACAAGCCCTTACGGTACTTCCAAATTAATGGTTGAACAGATACTGCAAGATTTCGCCAAGGCCGAACCTGCATTTTCTATCACCGCACTACGCTATTTTAATCCGGTAGGGGCACATGAGTCCGGCCGGATTGGCGAAGACCCCAATGGTATTCCAAACAACCTAGTACCATACATCTCGCAAGTTGCGATTGGTAAGTTAGATAAGTTATCGGTTTTTGGTAATGACTACCCAACTCCCGATGGCACCGGTATTCGAGACTATATCCACGTGATGGATCTGGCCGAAGGGCACTTGAAAGCCATTGATCACATTAACGACCAAAAAGGCTTTGTGGTTTATAACCTTGGAACAGGGAAGGGATACTCGGTGTTGGATATTTTGCACGCATTCGAGAAAGTATCTGGGTGCCAAGTTGCTTATCAGATAGTTCCCCGTCGCGCTGGTGATATTGCTGAGTACTGGTCAAACCCTGCATTGGCTGCAGAAAAGTTAGGCTGGCGTGCAAAACGCGATCTAGACGTGATGATGCGTGATACTTGGAATTGGCAGAAAAATAATCCACGAGGATATAGCCGATAA
- the gndA gene encoding NADP-dependent phosphogluconate dehydrogenase, producing the protein MSKQQIGVVGMAVMGRNLALNIESRGYTVSIFNRSGDKTDEVIAENPGKNLVPYYTVEEFVESLEKPRRILLMVKAGEATDKTIASLTPHLEKGDILIDGGNTYYQDTIRRNRELSAQGFNFIGTGVSGGEEGALKGPSIMPGGQKEAYELVAPILKKIAAVAEGEPCVAYIGADGAGHYVKMVHNGIEYGDMQLIAEAYSLLKQALNLSNEQLAETFAEWNKGELNSYLIDITKDIFTKKDEEGKYLVDVILDEAANKGTGKWTSQSSLDLGEPLSLITESVFARYLSSLKQQRVAASKVLTGPKVAAFSGDKAEFVEKVRRALYLGKIVSYAQGFSQLKAASKENNWDLNYGEIAKIFRAGCIIRAQFLQKITDAYAENADIANLLLAPYFKQIADEYQQALRDVVSYAVQNGIPTPTFSAAIAYYDSYRSAVLPANLIQAQRDYFGAHTYKRTDKEGVFHTEWME; encoded by the coding sequence ATGTCCAAACAACAGATCGGCGTTGTCGGCATGGCGGTGATGGGCCGCAATCTGGCATTGAACATCGAAAGTCGTGGTTATACTGTTTCCATCTTTAACCGTTCAGGTGACAAAACTGACGAGGTTATTGCTGAAAATCCGGGTAAAAACCTGGTTCCGTATTATACCGTCGAAGAGTTTGTCGAATCACTGGAAAAGCCGCGCCGTATCTTGCTGATGGTGAAAGCAGGTGAAGCCACAGACAAGACGATAGCCTCTTTGACTCCGCATCTGGAAAAAGGCGACATCCTGATCGACGGGGGAAATACTTACTATCAGGACACCATTCGCCGTAACCGCGAACTGTCTGCTCAGGGCTTCAACTTTATTGGTACCGGCGTTTCCGGTGGCGAAGAAGGGGCACTGAAAGGGCCTTCTATCATGCCCGGCGGCCAGAAAGAAGCGTACGAGCTGGTAGCCCCAATCCTGAAAAAAATTGCGGCAGTGGCAGAAGGTGAGCCTTGCGTAGCCTATATCGGTGCTGATGGTGCTGGCCACTATGTGAAGATGGTGCACAACGGTATTGAATACGGCGACATGCAGCTGATCGCAGAAGCTTACTCCTTGCTGAAGCAAGCGCTGAATCTCAGCAACGAGCAGTTGGCGGAAACCTTTGCCGAATGGAACAAGGGTGAGCTGAATAGCTACCTGATCGACATCACTAAAGACATCTTCACCAAGAAAGACGAAGAGGGTAAATATCTGGTTGATGTGATCCTGGACGAAGCCGCTAATAAAGGCACCGGCAAATGGACCAGCCAGAGTTCGTTAGATCTGGGTGAACCCCTTTCGCTGATCACCGAATCGGTGTTCGCGCGTTATCTGTCTTCTCTGAAACAGCAGCGTGTTGCCGCTTCTAAAGTTTTGACCGGGCCTAAAGTTGCTGCGTTCAGCGGTGACAAAGCCGAGTTTGTGGAAAAAGTGCGCCGCGCACTGTATCTGGGCAAAATCGTTTCTTATGCGCAGGGGTTCTCTCAGTTAAAAGCTGCTTCTAAGGAGAACAACTGGGATCTGAACTATGGTGAAATTGCCAAGATTTTCCGTGCTGGTTGTATTATCCGTGCCCAGTTCTTGCAGAAGATCACCGATGCTTATGCTGAGAATGCCGATATTGCTAACCTGCTGCTGGCACCTTACTTCAAGCAGATTGCCGATGAATACCAGCAAGCCCTGCGTGATGTAGTGTCTTATGCGGTGCAGAACGGTATTCCAACGCCAACCTTCTCTGCGGCGATTGCCTACTACGACAGCTACCGCTCGGCAGTGCTGCCAGCCAACCTGATCCAGGCTCAGCGTGACTACTTCGGTGCGCACACTTACAAGCGTACCGATAAAGAAGGCGTGTTCCATACTGAATGGATGGAATAA
- the hisIE gene encoding bifunctional phosphoribosyl-AMP cyclohydrolase/phosphoribosyl-ATP diphosphatase HisIE encodes MLTEEQKNKLDWEKTGNLLPVIVQHAVSGEVLMLGYMDREALAVTEQSGKVTFFSRTKQRLWTKGESSGNVLNVVSITPDCDNDTLLILAKPVGPTCHLGNNSCFHPAASDWGFLYQLEQLLAERKTASPDSSYTAKLYASGTKRIAQKVGEEGVETALAATVNDREELTNEASDLIYHLLVLLQDQDLDLSKVISRLRERHQK; translated from the coding sequence GTGTTAACAGAAGAACAGAAAAACAAGCTGGACTGGGAAAAAACCGGCAATCTGCTGCCGGTAATCGTTCAACACGCCGTCTCTGGTGAAGTACTCATGCTGGGTTATATGGATCGCGAAGCCCTAGCCGTGACAGAACAGAGCGGCAAGGTGACGTTTTTCTCACGTACTAAGCAACGCCTGTGGACCAAAGGTGAAAGCTCGGGCAATGTCCTTAACGTGGTCAGCATTACGCCAGACTGTGATAACGATACCCTGCTGATCCTGGCCAAACCTGTCGGCCCTACCTGCCATTTGGGCAATAACAGTTGCTTCCACCCGGCAGCCAGCGATTGGGGCTTCCTGTATCAGCTAGAGCAATTACTGGCCGAGCGTAAAACCGCCAGCCCGGATAGCTCTTACACCGCCAAGCTGTATGCCAGCGGCACCAAGCGTATTGCGCAGAAGGTGGGTGAAGAAGGGGTTGAAACCGCCTTGGCCGCCACGGTAAACGACCGTGAAGAGTTGACCAACGAGGCTTCGGACCTGATTTACCACCTGTTGGTACTGCTACAGGATCAGGATCTAGACTTGAGCAAGGTGATTAGTCGCCTGCGCGAAAGGCATCAGAAGTAA
- the hisF gene encoding imidazole glycerol phosphate synthase subunit HisF yields MLAKRIIPCLDVKDGQVVKGVQFRNHEIIGDIVPLAQRYAQEGADELVFYDITASSDGRVVDKSWVSRVAEVIDIPFCVAGGIKSAEDASQILSFGADKISINSPALADPTLISRLADRFGVQCIVVGIDTWYEEATGKYHVNQYTGDESRTRVTEWQTLDWVQEVQKRGAGEIVLNMMNQDGVRNGYDLEQLKLVREVCQVPLIASGGAGTMEHFLDAFREANVDGALAASVFHKQVINIGELKRFLTELGVEIRVC; encoded by the coding sequence ATGCTGGCAAAACGGATAATTCCCTGTCTGGACGTAAAAGACGGGCAAGTGGTTAAAGGCGTGCAATTCCGCAACCATGAAATTATTGGCGATATCGTGCCATTGGCCCAGCGCTATGCACAGGAAGGTGCCGACGAGCTAGTGTTTTATGATATCACCGCATCTAGCGATGGCCGCGTGGTGGATAAAAGCTGGGTATCACGTGTAGCGGAGGTTATTGATATTCCGTTTTGTGTTGCTGGAGGGATTAAAAGTGCCGAAGACGCCAGCCAGATTCTCTCTTTCGGCGCAGACAAAATCTCTATCAATTCCCCGGCGCTGGCTGACCCGACGCTGATCAGCCGTTTGGCAGATCGTTTTGGTGTGCAGTGTATCGTGGTCGGGATTGACACCTGGTATGAAGAGGCAACGGGCAAATATCATGTCAACCAGTACACCGGGGATGAGAGCCGTACTCGGGTAACAGAATGGCAAACTCTCGATTGGGTACAGGAAGTGCAGAAGCGTGGTGCCGGTGAAATCGTGCTTAATATGATGAACCAAGACGGCGTACGCAATGGCTATGACTTGGAACAGCTCAAGCTGGTACGTGAAGTGTGCCAAGTGCCACTGATCGCCTCCGGCGGTGCTGGCACCATGGAGCACTTCCTGGACGCCTTCCGCGAAGCCAACGTAGACGGTGCACTGGCGGCTTCGGTATTCCATAAGCAAGTCATTAATATTGGTGAACTGAAAAGGTTCCTGACGGAGTTAGGTGTGGAGATTCGCGTGTGTTAA